The Salmo trutta chromosome 6, fSalTru1.1, whole genome shotgun sequence genome has a window encoding:
- the LOC115196182 gene encoding amino-terminal enhancer of split-like isoform X2 codes for MMFPQSRHSASSQSSQPLKFTTSDSCDRIKDEFQFLQAQYHSLKMECDKLASEKSEMQRHYIMYYEMSYGLNIEMHKQAEIVKRLNGICAQVLPYLSQEHQQQVLGAIERAKQVTPPEMNSIIRQLQVHQLSQLQGLGLPTMAPLPMGLSAPSLPPTSSAGLMSLSSILASHSHSQAAHAQAQAQLAKEDKARDAAEREQREEDGDKSD; via the exons ATGATGTTTCCACAATCAAGACACTCG GCTTCCTCCCAGTCCTCCCAGCCTCTCAAGTTCACCACCTCTGACTCCTGCGACCGCATCAAGGACGAGTTTCAGTTCCTACAAGCACAATACCatag CTTGAAGATGGAGTGTGACAAGCTAGCTAGTGAGAAGTCAGAGATGCAGCGTCATTACATCATG TACTACGAGATGTCTTATGGACTGAACATTGAAATGCACAAACAG GCTGAGATCGTGAAGAGACTAAACGGGATCTGTGCTCAGGTTCTCCCCTACCTATCTCAAGAG cACCAGCAGCAGGTCCTAGGGGCCATAGAGAGAGCCAAGCAGGTCACTCCTCCTGAGATGAACTCTATCATACGG CAGCTCCAGGTGCACCAGTTATCTCAGCTCCAGGGCTTGGGCCTCCCCACGATGGCTCCTCTCCCCATGGGTCTGTCTGCTCCCAGCCTCCCTCCAACCTCCAGCGCCGGACTGATGTCCCTGTCCTCCATCCTGGCCTCGCACTCCCACTCACAGGCAGCACAtgcacag GCTCAGGCCCAGCTGGCTAAAGAAGACAAGGCCAGAGacgcagcagagagagaacagagggaagaggaCGGAGACAAGTCCGACTGA
- the LOC115196182 gene encoding amino-terminal enhancer of split-like isoform X1, translating into MMFPQSRHSASSQSSQPLKFTTSDSCDRIKDEFQFLQAQYHSLKMECDKLASEKSEMQRHYIMYYEMSYGLNIEMHKQAEIVKRLNGICAQVLPYLSQEHQQQVLGAIERAKQVTPPEMNSIIRQQLQVHQLSQLQGLGLPTMAPLPMGLSAPSLPPTSSAGLMSLSSILASHSHSQAAHAQAQAQLAKEDKARDAAEREQREEDGDKSD; encoded by the exons ATGATGTTTCCACAATCAAGACACTCG GCTTCCTCCCAGTCCTCCCAGCCTCTCAAGTTCACCACCTCTGACTCCTGCGACCGCATCAAGGACGAGTTTCAGTTCCTACAAGCACAATACCatag CTTGAAGATGGAGTGTGACAAGCTAGCTAGTGAGAAGTCAGAGATGCAGCGTCATTACATCATG TACTACGAGATGTCTTATGGACTGAACATTGAAATGCACAAACAG GCTGAGATCGTGAAGAGACTAAACGGGATCTGTGCTCAGGTTCTCCCCTACCTATCTCAAGAG cACCAGCAGCAGGTCCTAGGGGCCATAGAGAGAGCCAAGCAGGTCACTCCTCCTGAGATGAACTCTATCATACGG CAGCAGCTCCAGGTGCACCAGTTATCTCAGCTCCAGGGCTTGGGCCTCCCCACGATGGCTCCTCTCCCCATGGGTCTGTCTGCTCCCAGCCTCCCTCCAACCTCCAGCGCCGGACTGATGTCCCTGTCCTCCATCCTGGCCTCGCACTCCCACTCACAGGCAGCACAtgcacag GCTCAGGCCCAGCTGGCTAAAGAAGACAAGGCCAGAGacgcagcagagagagaacagagggaagaggaCGGAGACAAGTCCGACTGA